The following proteins come from a genomic window of Pseudomonas sp. J452:
- a CDS encoding aldo/keto reductase — protein sequence MDSNPTDSSRRNLLIGATALAVAPLIPGMTASASEAAGPAQPTKTTALVGRRKLGSLEVSSVGLGVQNMSRTYQTTIPNRAEMHNIIRTAFDHGVTFYDAAEAYGPHEVERILGEGVAPFRNEVVIATKFGWNIDQQTGERRPGLNSRPEHIKLVVEGMLKRLRTDRIDLLYQHRVDPQIPIEDVAGAVKDLIAEGKVLHWGLSEMGLKTLRRAHAELPVSAVQNEYSLLWRGPEKEVIPLCEELGIGFVPWSPLGVGFLSGAIDERTRFAEGDIRGIEARFAPENRSNNLKLVRLVQAWAERKGVTPAQLALAWLMAQKSWIVPIPGTTQMAHMLENSAAAQVTFGNQELAQLNTALADISIQGERLPPVVLAYSGVEAPTQ from the coding sequence GTGGACAGTAATCCAACTGATAGCAGCCGGCGCAACCTGCTGATCGGCGCAACGGCGCTAGCCGTGGCCCCACTGATCCCGGGAATGACGGCCAGCGCCAGTGAGGCTGCTGGCCCTGCACAACCGACGAAGACCACTGCCCTGGTCGGTCGGCGCAAGCTCGGCTCCCTGGAAGTTTCGAGTGTGGGCCTGGGCGTGCAGAACATGAGTCGCACCTACCAGACGACGATCCCTAACCGGGCGGAGATGCACAACATCATTCGCACCGCCTTCGACCACGGCGTCACCTTCTATGACGCGGCCGAGGCGTATGGACCCCATGAAGTGGAGCGGATTCTCGGCGAAGGTGTGGCCCCGTTTCGCAATGAGGTGGTGATCGCCACCAAGTTCGGCTGGAACATCGATCAGCAAACCGGTGAGCGTCGCCCAGGGCTGAATAGTCGCCCAGAGCACATCAAGTTAGTCGTTGAGGGCATGCTCAAGCGCCTGCGTACAGACCGTATCGATCTTCTTTACCAGCATCGCGTCGACCCGCAGATACCGATTGAGGACGTGGCGGGTGCGGTCAAAGACTTGATCGCTGAAGGCAAGGTGCTGCACTGGGGCTTATCCGAGATGGGGCTGAAGACATTGCGCCGCGCACATGCCGAACTGCCCGTTAGCGCAGTGCAGAACGAGTATTCGCTGCTGTGGCGAGGCCCGGAAAAGGAAGTGATTCCTCTATGCGAGGAATTGGGCATCGGCTTCGTCCCCTGGAGCCCACTCGGGGTCGGTTTCCTCAGCGGGGCAATCGACGAAAGAACACGTTTTGCCGAGGGTGATATCCGCGGGATCGAAGCCCGATTTGCGCCGGAGAATCGGTCCAATAACCTGAAACTCGTGCGCCTGGTGCAGGCATGGGCCGAACGCAAGGGCGTGACACCCGCCCAGCTCGCGTTGGCCTGGCTGATGGCGCAAAAGAGCTGGATTGTGCCCATCCCAGGCACGACACAGATGGCGCATATGCTCGAAAACAGCGCAGCGGCACAAGTGACCTTCGGCAATCAGGAGCTTGCGCAGCTCAATACGGCCCTAGCGGACATCAGCATCCAGGGTGAACGGCTACCGCCGGTAGTGCTCGCCTATAGCGGGGTCGAAGCCCCAACGCAGTGA
- a CDS encoding aminotransferase class V-fold PLP-dependent enzyme gives MSVFSDEFPQEPGLFYLNHAAVAPWPKRAAEAVRQFAEQNSRLGARDYPQWLKVEQSLRERLQRLLNAPSRADIALVKNTSEALSFVAFGLDWRPGDQVVISDEEFPSNRIVWEALKPRGVEVIQVSLQGRDPEADLLAACGPRTRLLSISAVQYASGLRLDLPRLGAGCAGKDVLFCVDAIQQLGALPFDVQASGCAFAMADGHKWLLGPEGLGVFYCRSDLREQLTLHEYGWHMLEHAGDYDRTDWQPARSARRFECGSPNMLGAMALEASLSLLEEVGMSKVGALLEERMLQLQQGLLRLPGISLHSPVETARRAGILTFSLAGWNNQQLFTQLRAKQVICAQRGKGVRFSPHFYTDFAVIEQTLALLGQMAHG, from the coding sequence ATGTCAGTGTTTTCCGATGAGTTTCCCCAGGAACCCGGCCTGTTCTATCTCAATCATGCCGCTGTAGCCCCCTGGCCCAAGCGCGCCGCAGAGGCCGTGCGCCAGTTTGCCGAGCAGAACAGCCGGCTCGGCGCCCGCGACTACCCGCAGTGGCTGAAGGTCGAGCAGAGCTTGCGTGAACGCCTGCAGCGCCTGCTGAATGCACCGAGCCGCGCCGATATCGCCCTGGTCAAGAACACTTCAGAGGCCCTGTCGTTCGTCGCCTTCGGTCTCGACTGGCGCCCCGGCGACCAGGTCGTCATCAGCGACGAAGAGTTCCCGTCCAACCGCATCGTCTGGGAGGCACTCAAGCCGCGCGGCGTCGAAGTGATCCAGGTCAGCCTACAAGGCCGCGATCCGGAAGCCGATCTGCTGGCCGCCTGTGGGCCGCGCACGCGACTGCTGTCGATCAGTGCCGTGCAATACGCCAGCGGCCTGCGCCTGGATCTCCCGCGCCTCGGTGCCGGCTGCGCGGGCAAGGACGTGTTGTTCTGCGTCGATGCCATCCAGCAGCTCGGCGCCCTACCCTTCGATGTACAGGCCAGCGGCTGCGCCTTCGCCATGGCCGACGGGCACAAGTGGCTGCTCGGCCCGGAAGGCCTGGGCGTGTTCTATTGCCGCAGTGATCTGCGCGAGCAACTGACCCTGCATGAATACGGCTGGCACATGCTCGAGCATGCCGGCGATTACGACCGCACTGACTGGCAACCGGCCCGCAGCGCCCGCCGCTTTGAATGCGGCAGCCCGAACATGCTCGGCGCCATGGCCCTGGAGGCGAGTCTTTCGCTACTGGAAGAGGTCGGCATGAGCAAGGTCGGCGCACTGCTGGAGGAGCGCATGCTGCAGCTGCAGCAAGGTTTGTTGCGCTTGCCCGGCATCAGTTTGCACAGCCCAGTGGAAACGGCGCGCCGTGCCGGCATCCTCACCTTCAGCCTGGCTGGCTGGAATAACCAGCAGCTGTTTACCCAGCTGCGGGCAAAACAGGTGATTTGTGCGCAACGGGGTAAAGGTGTGCGCTTTTCACCGCATTTCTACACGGATTTTGCTGTGATCGAGCAGACGCTGGCGCTACTGGGCCAGATGGCACATGGCTGA
- a CDS encoding radical SAM protein — protein MSAEFPIAYIEPVFRPPSEAHSLILPVTNGCSWNHCTFCEMYTQPQKKFRARDEAEVLEEIRRSGRQLIVQRVFLADGDALVLPTRRLLSILTAIREHMPEVTRVSSYCLPRNLRKKSVSELKELADAGLKMAYVGCESGDDEVLARVNKGETYESSLSALEKLGEAGITRSVMILNGLGGTVLSAQHADNSARLMNAAQPEFLSTLVVSFPTGEARFREGFADFQPLGQHELFVEVERLLQGLELRDTVFRSDHASNYLVLKGNLGADKARLLAQVRQAIEQPQQARLRQEWQRGL, from the coding sequence ATGTCTGCCGAATTCCCCATCGCCTATATCGAACCGGTATTCCGCCCACCGAGTGAAGCCCACTCGCTGATCCTGCCGGTGACCAACGGCTGCTCGTGGAACCATTGCACCTTCTGCGAGATGTATACCCAGCCGCAGAAGAAATTCCGCGCCCGCGACGAAGCCGAGGTGCTCGAAGAGATCCGCCGTAGCGGCCGGCAACTGATCGTCCAGCGTGTGTTCCTCGCCGATGGCGATGCCCTGGTGCTGCCGACGCGGCGCCTGCTGAGTATCCTCACCGCCATCCGCGAACACATGCCCGAGGTGACGCGGGTTTCCAGCTACTGCCTGCCGCGCAACCTGCGCAAGAAGTCGGTGAGCGAGCTCAAGGAGCTGGCCGACGCCGGGTTGAAGATGGCCTATGTCGGTTGCGAGTCCGGCGACGATGAGGTGCTGGCGCGGGTCAACAAGGGCGAGACCTACGAGTCCAGCCTGAGTGCCCTGGAAAAGCTCGGCGAGGCGGGCATCACCCGCTCGGTGATGATCCTCAATGGCCTGGGTGGCACCGTGCTCAGCGCCCAGCATGCTGACAATTCGGCGCGCCTGATGAACGCGGCCCAGCCAGAGTTTCTCTCGACCCTGGTGGTCAGCTTTCCCACCGGCGAGGCACGTTTTCGCGAAGGCTTTGCCGACTTCCAGCCGCTCGGCCAGCATGAGCTGTTCGTCGAGGTCGAGCGCCTGCTGCAAGGGCTGGAGCTGCGTGACACGGTATTCCGCAGCGACCACGCCTCCAATTACCTGGTACTCAAGGGCAATCTGGGCGCCGACAAGGCCCGCCTGTTGGCCCAGGTGCGTCAGGCCATCGAGCAACCTCAACAAGCGCGGTTGCGCCAGGAGTGGCAGCGCGGCTTGTGA
- a CDS encoding LysR family transcriptional regulator, with product MTTESYDQLAIFAAVAQERSFTRAAAKLGMSQPALSRAMRQLEERLGVRLLARTTRSVAPTEAGEHLLRVVAPRFEEINNELGLLSEFRDKPAGKLRITAGEHAAITILQPVLATLLPDNPDLSIEVIVDYGLTDIVAEGYDAGVRLGQQVAKDMIAMRIGPDMRMAVVGSPAYFARHPQPIIPRDLMQHNCINIRMPTYGGIFPWEFEKQGEELKVRVEGQLVFNNIAMRLEAALQGLGLAYMAEDLVQAHVDEGRLIRVLADWCEPFSGYHLYYPSRRQSSPAFTLLRDALRYPG from the coding sequence ATGACCACTGAAAGCTACGACCAGCTCGCGATCTTCGCGGCCGTGGCGCAGGAGCGCAGCTTTACGCGCGCCGCTGCCAAGCTTGGCATGTCGCAGCCGGCCCTGAGTCGGGCCATGCGTCAGCTGGAAGAGCGCCTCGGCGTCAGGCTACTCGCGCGCACCACTCGCAGCGTTGCCCCCACGGAGGCGGGAGAACATCTGCTGCGGGTGGTCGCACCCAGGTTCGAAGAAATCAATAACGAGCTGGGGTTGCTCAGCGAGTTTCGTGACAAGCCGGCAGGCAAGCTGCGCATCACGGCTGGCGAGCATGCGGCGATCACTATCCTGCAACCCGTACTGGCAACACTGCTACCGGATAATCCGGATCTGAGCATCGAGGTCATCGTCGACTACGGCCTGACCGATATCGTGGCGGAAGGCTACGACGCCGGCGTACGTCTGGGTCAGCAAGTGGCCAAGGACATGATCGCGATGCGCATTGGCCCCGATATGCGCATGGCGGTGGTCGGTTCCCCGGCGTATTTCGCGAGGCATCCGCAACCAATAATTCCGCGCGACCTGATGCAGCACAATTGCATCAACATCCGCATGCCCACCTACGGCGGCATCTTCCCTTGGGAGTTCGAAAAGCAAGGAGAAGAACTGAAAGTGCGTGTCGAGGGCCAACTGGTGTTCAACAACATTGCCATGCGCCTGGAGGCTGCTCTCCAGGGGCTAGGTTTGGCCTACATGGCCGAAGACCTGGTGCAGGCGCATGTCGACGAAGGCCGACTGATTCGCGTGCTGGCGGACTGGTGCGAACCCTTTTCGGGCTACCACCTGTATTACCCAAGCCGGCGGCAGAGCTCACCGGCTTTTACCTTGCTGCGCGATGCTCTGCGTTATCCGGGCTGA
- a CDS encoding DUF1285 domain-containing protein, with protein MSDPGKAGDLLAQIPKGEGKSLPPVHLWNPDFCGDIDMRIARDGTWFYLGTPIGRKPMVKLFSTIIRRDGDDYFLITPVEKVGIKVDDAPFVAVTLQVEGEGEQQVLRFTSNVDDEIEAGVEHPLRVELDPLTEEPAPYLHVRSNLEALVHRNVFYQLVELAVPRQIDGQTWLGVWSNGEFFPIGPQPE; from the coding sequence ATGAGTGATCCGGGCAAAGCCGGCGACCTGCTGGCGCAGATTCCCAAGGGCGAAGGCAAGAGCCTGCCGCCGGTGCACCTGTGGAATCCGGATTTCTGTGGCGATATCGACATGCGCATCGCCCGCGACGGCACCTGGTTCTACCTGGGCACGCCGATCGGCCGCAAGCCGATGGTCAAGCTGTTCTCCACCATCATCCGCCGCGACGGCGACGACTACTTCCTGATCACCCCGGTGGAGAAGGTCGGCATCAAGGTCGACGACGCGCCGTTCGTGGCCGTGACCCTGCAGGTCGAAGGCGAGGGTGAGCAGCAGGTGCTGCGCTTCACCAGCAATGTCGACGACGAGATCGAGGCCGGTGTCGAGCACCCGCTGCGGGTCGAACTGGACCCGCTGACCGAGGAGCCGGCGCCTTACCTGCATGTGCGCAGCAATCTGGAAGCGCTGGTGCACCGCAACGTGTTCTATCAGCTGGTCGAGCTGGCCGTGCCACGCCAGATCGACGGGCAGACCTGGCTGGGCGTCTGGAGCAACGGCGAGTTCTTCCCCATCGGCCCGCAGCCGGAATAG
- a CDS encoding TatD family hydrolase, which produces MLVDSHCHLDRLDLAIHNGSLDAALDAARVRGVQHFLCIGVSAANAAAVKGLAEQYADVDCSVGVHPLDLQPGAAPVLDWLLAELNHPHVVAIGETGLDYHYEPEAAELQQQSFRLHLDAARITGKPVIVHTREARADTLALLREAALPQAGVLHCFTEDWDMAKAALDLGFYISLSGIVTFRNADALREVARKVPADRLLVETDSPYLAPIPYRGKANLPQYVREVAEFLSLVRGERFEDLAAQTTANFKRLFPLARVA; this is translated from the coding sequence ATGCTGGTTGATTCCCACTGCCACCTCGACCGCCTCGACCTGGCTATCCATAACGGTTCCCTGGATGCCGCCCTCGACGCGGCGCGCGTTCGTGGTGTGCAGCATTTCCTCTGCATCGGCGTCAGTGCCGCCAACGCCGCTGCAGTCAAAGGCCTGGCCGAGCAGTACGCCGATGTCGATTGCTCGGTGGGTGTGCATCCGCTGGATCTGCAGCCGGGCGCCGCTCCGGTTCTTGACTGGCTGCTGGCCGAGCTCAACCACCCGCATGTGGTGGCCATCGGCGAAACCGGTCTGGACTACCACTACGAGCCCGAAGCAGCGGAGCTGCAGCAGCAGTCCTTTCGCCTGCATCTGGACGCCGCGCGCATCACCGGCAAACCGGTGATCGTGCATACCCGCGAGGCGCGTGCCGATACCCTGGCCTTGCTGCGCGAAGCCGCCTTGCCGCAGGCCGGCGTACTGCACTGTTTCACCGAAGACTGGGACATGGCCAAGGCCGCGCTGGATCTGGGCTTCTATATTTCCCTGTCCGGTATCGTCACCTTCCGCAATGCCGATGCCTTGCGCGAAGTGGCGCGCAAGGTGCCGGCCGATCGCTTGCTGGTGGAGACCGACTCGCCTTACCTGGCGCCGATTCCCTACCGCGGCAAGGCCAACCTGCCGCAGTACGTGCGCGAGGTGGCCGAGTTCCTGTCGCTGGTGCGCGGCGAGCGTTTCGAGGATCTGGCCGCGCAGACCACGGCCAACTTCAAGCGTTTGTTTCCGCTGGCCCGCGTAGCCTGA
- a CDS encoding GTP 3',8-cyclase MoaA, translating into MIVDRQGRRFRNLRISLTAACNYACTYCVPDGKRLVAAQDELSAEAMVRGVAYLIEAAGIERLRITGGEPLVSPKLDPFLREVSQLGLSDISLTSNGQLLSRKLPLLLESGMRRLNISLDTLDPDAFKRIARGGDLATVLQGLEEARAAGMQIKINMVPLRGQNHEQVLPMLDYCLERGFELRFIELMRMGHLARDGNAFLQQFYGMDELLLRIGEHHEFVQADAPLDATALRYQIPGQGYFGVIANESVPFCRTCSRLRLSSTGWLHGCLSSSNRHYVGDLLDKPRHQALPALQRLLVRALGDKQDIAFAGGVTVMKIIGG; encoded by the coding sequence ATGATCGTTGACCGCCAGGGCAGACGCTTTCGCAATCTGCGCATCAGCCTGACCGCTGCCTGCAACTATGCCTGCACCTACTGCGTGCCGGACGGCAAGCGTCTGGTCGCCGCCCAGGACGAGTTGTCCGCCGAGGCCATGGTGCGCGGTGTCGCCTACCTGATCGAAGCCGCCGGTATCGAGCGCCTGCGCATCACCGGTGGCGAGCCGCTGGTCAGTCCCAAGCTCGACCCGTTCCTGCGTGAAGTCAGCCAACTCGGCCTCAGCGATATCAGCCTGACCAGCAATGGCCAGTTGCTCAGTCGCAAGCTGCCGCTGCTGCTGGAAAGCGGCATGCGTCGGCTGAATATCTCCCTGGATACCCTCGACCCCGATGCGTTCAAGCGCATTGCCCGGGGCGGCGACCTGGCCACTGTGCTGCAGGGGCTGGAAGAGGCGCGCGCGGCGGGCATGCAGATCAAGATCAACATGGTGCCGCTGCGCGGGCAGAACCATGAGCAGGTCTTGCCGATGCTCGACTACTGCCTGGAACGCGGCTTCGAGCTGCGCTTCATCGAACTGATGCGCATGGGCCATCTGGCCCGGGATGGCAATGCGTTCCTGCAGCAGTTCTATGGCATGGACGAGTTGCTGCTGCGCATCGGCGAGCACCATGAGTTCGTCCAGGCCGATGCGCCGCTGGATGCCACCGCCTTGCGCTACCAGATTCCCGGTCAGGGCTACTTCGGCGTCATCGCCAACGAAAGCGTGCCGTTCTGCCGCACCTGCTCGCGGCTGCGCCTGTCGTCCACCGGCTGGCTGCATGGTTGCCTGTCGTCGAGCAACCGCCACTATGTCGGTGACCTGCTCGACAAGCCGCGTCACCAGGCCTTGCCGGCTCTGCAGCGGCTGCTGGTGCGGGCGCTGGGCGACAAACAGGACATTGCCTTTGCGGGCGGTGTTACCGTGATGAAAATTATCGGCGGCTGA
- a CDS encoding TetR/AcrR family transcriptional regulator, giving the protein MNKEPRKVREFRRREQEILDTALKLFLEQGEDSVTVEMIADAVGIGKGTIYKHFKSKAEVYLRLMLDYERDLNELLHSADVDRDKEALSRAYFEFRMRDPQRYRLFDRLEEKVVKGNQVPEMVEQLHKIRASNFERLTLLIKGRIAEGKLEDVPPYFHYCAAWALVHGAVALYHSPFWSNVLEDQDGFFQFLMDIGVRMGNKRKRDGDTPAA; this is encoded by the coding sequence ATGAACAAAGAACCTCGCAAAGTCCGTGAATTCCGCCGTCGCGAACAGGAAATTCTCGATACCGCGCTGAAGCTCTTCCTCGAGCAGGGTGAAGACAGCGTAACCGTTGAGATGATCGCCGACGCGGTGGGCATCGGCAAAGGCACCATCTACAAGCACTTCAAGTCGAAGGCGGAGGTCTACCTGCGCCTGATGCTCGACTACGAGCGCGATCTCAACGAGCTGCTGCACTCGGCCGATGTCGACCGCGATAAGGAAGCCCTGTCGCGTGCCTACTTCGAGTTCCGCATGCGTGACCCGCAACGCTACCGTCTGTTCGACCGCCTGGAAGAGAAGGTGGTCAAGGGCAATCAGGTACCGGAGATGGTCGAGCAGCTGCACAAGATCCGTGCCTCCAACTTCGAGCGTCTGACCTTGCTGATCAAGGGCCGCATCGCCGAAGGCAAGCTGGAAGACGTACCGCCGTACTTCCACTACTGCGCGGCCTGGGCCCTGGTACACGGCGCCGTGGCGCTGTACCACTCGCCGTTCTGGAGCAACGTGCTGGAAGACCAGGACGGTTTCTTCCAGTTCCTCATGGACATCGGCGTGCGCATGGGCAACAAGCGCAAGCGCGACGGCGACACCCCGGCTGCCTGA
- a CDS encoding DNA polymerase III subunit delta': MAEAYPWQQGLWQQLAGRQQHAHAYLLHGPAGIGKRALAERLMALLLCHKPVGLEACGQCKGCYLLAAGTHPDNYVLEPEEADKAIKVDQVRDLVSFVVQTAQLGGRKVVLLEPVEAMNINAANALLKSLEEPAGNTVLLLVSHQPSRLLPTVKSRCVQQACPLPDQASSLAWLAEALPECGEDERRELLTLAAGSPLAARRLHQQGVREQRALVVDGVKKLLKQQASASQLAEAWKTMPMIMLFDWFCDWSQAMLRYQLTRDEAGLGLADMHKVVQYLADKTPQPKLLAMQDWLLQQRQKVLGKANLNSVLLLEALLVQWASLPGPG; the protein is encoded by the coding sequence GTGGCTGAAGCCTATCCCTGGCAGCAGGGCCTGTGGCAGCAACTGGCCGGTCGCCAGCAGCATGCCCATGCCTACCTGCTGCATGGCCCGGCCGGCATTGGCAAGCGTGCTCTGGCCGAGCGCCTGATGGCGTTGCTGTTGTGCCACAAACCGGTTGGCCTGGAGGCCTGCGGGCAGTGCAAGGGCTGCTACCTGCTGGCCGCGGGGACTCACCCGGATAACTACGTGCTGGAGCCGGAAGAGGCGGACAAGGCGATCAAGGTCGACCAGGTCCGCGATCTGGTCAGTTTCGTGGTGCAGACCGCCCAGCTCGGCGGACGCAAGGTCGTCCTGCTGGAGCCGGTGGAGGCGATGAACATCAATGCCGCCAACGCCCTGCTGAAGAGTTTGGAAGAGCCGGCCGGCAACACTGTGCTGCTGCTGGTCAGCCATCAGCCCAGCCGCCTGTTGCCGACCGTGAAAAGCCGCTGCGTGCAGCAGGCCTGCCCGCTGCCGGACCAGGCCAGCAGCCTGGCCTGGCTGGCCGAAGCACTGCCGGAGTGCGGCGAGGACGAGCGCCGCGAGCTGCTCACCCTGGCTGCCGGTTCGCCACTGGCCGCTCGCCGCCTGCACCAGCAGGGCGTGCGCGAACAGCGCGCACTGGTGGTCGATGGGGTGAAGAAGCTGCTCAAGCAGCAGGCCAGTGCCAGCCAGTTGGCCGAGGCGTGGAAGACCATGCCGATGATCATGCTGTTCGACTGGTTCTGTGACTGGAGCCAGGCCATGCTGCGCTACCAGCTGACCCGCGACGAAGCGGGGCTGGGCCTGGCCGATATGCACAAGGTGGTGCAGTATCTGGCAGACAAGACCCCGCAGCCGAAGCTGCTGGCCATGCAGGATTGGCTGCTACAACAGCGGCAAAAAGTGCTCGGCAAGGCCAACCTGAACAGTGTCTTGCTTCTCGAAGCATTGCTGGTGCAGTGGGCAAGCCTGCCTGGACCGGGCTAG
- a CDS encoding carboxymuconolactone decarboxylase family protein produces MNTTLLGVALCAAMPFANAASQAGESVATQQISRAGTQVSVTGSADYFTGRVRVDPLFPASSEINASAAYVTFEPGARSAWHTHPAGQRLVVVSGMGLTQEWGKPVQHIHPGDVVICPPGVKHWHGAAATTAMTHLAVSGAVDGKSVEWLEHVSDEQYSAVHSPVALQARPAASETLSARQQAIPLIAAAMATSDMPRLSAALHQGLDAGLSISEAKEILVQLYAYSGFPRSLNALGELMKIVEARKQRGIKDTAGREPSRAIPSGDALLAVGKANQTQIAGAPVQGPLFDFAPVINQYLQGHLFGAIFERDNLDWQSRELATVGALAATPGVEAQLRSHMAASIRVGLTESQLRQLIQVLAQHGDEQAAERASQALAQALAMTPAPKSTSTPQGEQRGQ; encoded by the coding sequence GTGAACACTACTTTGCTTGGGGTCGCGCTATGCGCTGCGATGCCTTTCGCCAACGCGGCCAGCCAGGCCGGTGAGTCTGTGGCCACCCAGCAGATCAGTCGCGCCGGCACTCAGGTATCGGTGACGGGATCAGCGGACTATTTCACCGGGCGGGTACGCGTCGATCCCTTGTTTCCCGCCAGCAGTGAGATCAATGCATCCGCTGCCTATGTCACCTTCGAGCCTGGCGCACGCTCGGCCTGGCACACCCATCCAGCCGGGCAGCGGCTGGTTGTGGTGTCCGGTATGGGCCTGACCCAGGAATGGGGCAAACCCGTACAGCACATTCACCCTGGAGACGTGGTCATCTGCCCTCCTGGCGTCAAGCACTGGCACGGTGCCGCAGCGACAACAGCAATGACCCACCTGGCGGTGAGTGGCGCAGTGGATGGCAAGAGTGTCGAGTGGCTGGAGCACGTCAGCGATGAGCAATACAGCGCGGTCCACAGCCCCGTGGCATTGCAGGCCAGGCCCGCTGCCTCCGAGACGCTGTCCGCCAGGCAGCAGGCGATCCCGTTGATTGCCGCCGCCATGGCCACGAGCGATATGCCCAGGCTCAGCGCAGCCTTGCATCAAGGGCTGGACGCGGGCCTGAGCATCAGCGAGGCGAAGGAAATCCTCGTACAGCTCTACGCCTACAGCGGCTTTCCGCGCAGCCTAAACGCACTGGGCGAGCTGATGAAGATAGTTGAAGCACGCAAACAGCGCGGCATCAAGGATACAGCCGGGCGCGAACCCAGCCGCGCCATACCCAGCGGCGATGCATTGCTGGCAGTGGGCAAGGCCAACCAGACCCAGATTGCCGGAGCACCCGTTCAGGGCCCGCTGTTCGATTTCGCCCCGGTGATCAATCAGTACCTGCAAGGGCACCTGTTCGGTGCCATCTTCGAACGTGACAATCTGGATTGGCAAAGCCGCGAACTGGCTACCGTCGGAGCACTGGCCGCCACTCCCGGTGTGGAGGCGCAACTGCGTTCGCATATGGCTGCCAGCATCAGGGTTGGTCTGACCGAATCACAGCTGCGCCAACTGATCCAGGTGCTGGCCCAGCACGGCGATGAACAGGCTGCCGAGCGCGCCAGTCAGGCATTGGCGCAAGCGCTGGCGATGACGCCAGCCCCCAAAAGCACTTCGACACCTCAAGGAGAGCAACGTGGACAGTAA
- a CDS encoding DUF4823 domain-containing protein yields MRSLILLLALFGLTGCMKVSDMAAGTEYHLRDAGVLEHSDTRRANTWRLQADSFVFIAQSHFVPPGSAYPRPNVVAEEAFKAFVEYFPLVRRSPKPQGLEEAMNEARSSGAHYLLYTRFAGADDRIGTVVEWEDQEALDRLGIDSGVIQLMLIETNTRYLVDTASIRNRGGFLTFYDNKPEDMLRQPFERYARSLLGVSEQ; encoded by the coding sequence ATGCGTAGCTTGATTCTGCTGCTGGCCCTGTTCGGCCTTACCGGCTGCATGAAGGTCAGTGATATGGCCGCCGGTACCGAGTACCACCTGCGCGATGCCGGGGTGCTGGAACACAGCGACACCCGTCGCGCCAACACCTGGCGTCTGCAGGCCGATTCGTTCGTGTTCATCGCCCAGAGCCATTTCGTGCCGCCTGGCAGCGCCTATCCACGGCCCAATGTGGTGGCCGAGGAAGCCTTCAAAGCCTTCGTCGAATACTTCCCGCTGGTGCGCCGCTCCCCAAAACCGCAGGGCCTGGAAGAGGCGATGAACGAGGCCCGCAGCAGCGGCGCCCATTATCTGCTGTACACCCGCTTTGCCGGCGCCGACGACCGTATCGGCACCGTGGTGGAGTGGGAGGATCAGGAAGCCCTGGATCGCCTGGGGATCGATAGCGGCGTGATCCAGCTGATGCTGATCGAGACCAATACCCGCTACCTGGTGGATACCGCCAGTATCCGCAATCGTGGCGGTTTCCTGACGTTCTATGACAATAAGCCCGAAGATATGCTGCGGCAGCCTTTCGAGCGTTATGCTCGTAGCCTGCTCGGTGTGAGCGAGCAATAA
- a CDS encoding PilZ domain-containing protein, which produces MSLPPNLGPRNGILSLTIKDKSVLYAAYMPFIKNGGLFIPTAKSYKLGDEVFMLLNLMDEPEKIPVAGKVVWITPKGAQGNRAAGVGVQFNDGDNTARNKIETYLAGALKSDRPTHTM; this is translated from the coding sequence ATGAGCTTGCCACCCAATCTTGGCCCGCGTAACGGAATCCTGTCCCTGACCATCAAGGACAAGTCCGTGCTCTACGCCGCCTATATGCCTTTCATCAAGAATGGCGGCTTGTTCATTCCCACCGCCAAGAGCTACAAGCTCGGTGATGAAGTGTTCATGTTGCTCAACCTGATGGACGAACCGGAGAAGATTCCGGTCGCCGGCAAGGTCGTCTGGATCACCCCGAAAGGTGCCCAGGGCAACCGCGCTGCCGGCGTCGGTGTGCAGTTCAACGATGGCGACAACACCGCGCGCAACAAGATCGAGACCTACCTGGCCGGCGCGCTGAAGTCGGATCGTCCGACCCACACCATGTAA